From a single Corynebacterium kroppenstedtii DSM 44385 genomic region:
- a CDS encoding FAD-binding and (Fe-S)-binding domain-containing protein — protein sequence MTTTHMDPTSTPVTEADSPITHPHADEDPQFRRFLNTLQSDGKEHIDYAYDGLSRIAQAHDASHYLLVPKGIMRPDSADQVARIMAAADRCNLQVSFRAGGTSLSGQATTDAVMVDTRRRFQDIEVLDDGRKVRVQPGATIQMVNAYLSLYKRKLGPDPASSSACTIGGVVANNSSGMHCGTQFNTYQTLDSLVFILPSGTVINSADHDAEQQFRTQEPELFEALVQMRRQITSSPELVRKIKHQYSMKNTMGYGLNSFLDYESPLDIFTHLLIGSEGTLAYIAEATFNTLEVKPRVSTGLLVFSNLIDASSAVPQLVADGFQTAELLDATSLKVAQRTGSVARSIREIDVKDHAALLVEFTGDSDDELHDRYSTALPHLEAMPLAVPHEMTSDRKERNLLWATRNNLYAAVAGARPSGTNALLEDVVVPVQDLGRACDDLTHLFRNHDYPGSVIFGHAKDGNVHFLLNEQFRDVKKLQRYQRFTEDMVDVILGYNGSLKAEHGTGRIMAPFIERQFGSELYQIMRRIKDAADPKRMLNPGVIITDDPHEYVEHLKVADRIEKVADRCVECGYCEPVCPSRNLTLTPRQRIVVRREIAAAKNRGDTKLATELQERWQYDGQDTCAVDGMCLTRCPVGINTGDLIRQLRTESAGSVAQKGWKAAAHGWNLGARAGSLAMTAAHAVPSSLPTAATRVARKVVGDDTMPLYKSALPQGGPLRHDVSTDHADFVFFPACVNEMFGGIDGDGKRAMNATKAFEAVARRAGLTWRTPKGIGGMCCGTPWKSKGMLEGYEVMRKRVLSGLWEASEEGRLPIVCDAASCTEGIQVMRDTVKKAAACDPKWENVQVMDAVEFCVRYLLPHVEANRQLDSLVLHPTCSLTHLGLIDEMCAIGRVVARDVTVPKHWGCCAYAGDRGMLHPELTKSATRSEAHEVNERPYSAYASINRTCEQGMTEATGQNYQNLFQLLEWATRQEKAEATA from the coding sequence ATGACGACGACACATATGGATCCGACCTCAACCCCTGTCACGGAGGCGGACTCCCCCATCACTCATCCCCACGCCGATGAGGACCCACAATTCCGGCGTTTTCTGAACACCCTTCAGTCGGACGGCAAGGAACATATCGACTATGCGTACGACGGACTGTCCCGCATCGCGCAGGCACACGATGCCTCGCACTACCTGCTCGTTCCGAAGGGAATCATGCGCCCCGACAGCGCCGACCAGGTCGCCCGCATCATGGCGGCTGCTGACCGGTGCAACCTACAGGTCAGCTTCCGAGCTGGAGGAACCAGCCTATCCGGACAGGCGACGACTGACGCGGTGATGGTCGATACCCGCCGGCGGTTCCAAGACATCGAGGTTCTGGATGATGGCCGCAAGGTGCGCGTTCAGCCGGGCGCGACGATCCAAATGGTTAACGCCTATCTGTCGCTATACAAACGGAAGCTGGGTCCAGATCCCGCGTCGTCAAGTGCGTGCACGATTGGCGGCGTGGTCGCGAATAATTCGTCAGGGATGCATTGCGGTACGCAATTCAATACCTATCAGACGCTGGATTCCTTGGTATTTATTCTTCCTAGTGGAACTGTCATTAACTCAGCTGACCACGATGCTGAGCAACAGTTCCGCACGCAGGAGCCAGAGTTGTTTGAGGCTCTCGTTCAGATGCGTCGGCAGATTACGTCTAGCCCTGAGTTGGTGCGGAAAATCAAGCACCAGTACTCGATGAAGAACACCATGGGATATGGCTTAAATTCGTTCTTGGATTATGAGTCCCCGCTCGATATTTTCACGCACCTCTTAATTGGTTCGGAAGGCACTCTGGCATATATCGCCGAGGCTACGTTTAATACCTTGGAAGTAAAACCACGAGTTTCTACTGGGCTTCTGGTTTTCTCTAATTTGATCGACGCGTCGTCCGCAGTTCCTCAATTGGTCGCGGATGGATTTCAGACTGCTGAGTTGTTGGACGCGACGAGTCTCAAGGTTGCACAGCGGACAGGATCGGTAGCACGTTCAATTCGCGAAATTGACGTGAAGGATCACGCTGCGCTGCTGGTGGAGTTCACCGGGGACAGCGACGACGAGCTGCACGACCGGTATTCGACTGCGCTCCCCCACCTTGAAGCAATGCCCTTGGCGGTGCCCCACGAGATGACATCGGATAGAAAAGAACGAAATCTCTTGTGGGCAACGCGAAACAATTTGTATGCGGCCGTTGCTGGAGCTCGGCCAAGTGGAACGAATGCATTGCTGGAGGACGTTGTTGTGCCGGTCCAGGATTTGGGCCGGGCGTGCGATGATCTCACGCATCTTTTCCGAAACCACGATTATCCCGGTTCTGTTATTTTCGGTCACGCAAAAGATGGCAATGTTCACTTCCTTTTAAATGAACAATTCAGGGATGTAAAGAAACTTCAGCGATATCAGCGTTTCACCGAGGATATGGTTGATGTCATTCTGGGTTATAACGGTTCACTAAAGGCAGAGCATGGAACAGGGCGCATTATGGCTCCGTTTATTGAGCGCCAATTTGGTTCGGAGTTGTACCAGATTATGCGTCGGATTAAGGATGCGGCTGATCCGAAACGAATGCTCAATCCCGGGGTTATTATTACCGACGATCCGCATGAGTACGTCGAGCATCTGAAGGTGGCTGACCGGATCGAGAAGGTGGCGGATCGGTGCGTCGAGTGTGGGTATTGCGAGCCGGTATGCCCGTCGCGAAATCTGACGTTGACGCCACGCCAACGGATTGTTGTGCGTCGTGAAATTGCTGCAGCGAAGAACCGCGGGGACACAAAGCTGGCCACGGAGTTGCAGGAGCGGTGGCAGTACGACGGGCAGGATACGTGCGCGGTGGACGGGATGTGCCTCACGCGGTGCCCCGTGGGGATCAACACGGGCGATTTGATCCGTCAGCTGCGCACAGAAAGTGCTGGCAGTGTTGCACAGAAGGGCTGGAAGGCGGCCGCACACGGGTGGAACCTGGGCGCCAGGGCTGGTTCGCTGGCGATGACTGCCGCGCATGCTGTCCCGTCGTCCTTGCCGACGGCTGCCACGCGGGTTGCGCGGAAGGTGGTCGGCGATGACACGATGCCTCTTTATAAGAGTGCGCTGCCCCAAGGTGGCCCTCTGCGTCATGATGTCTCCACCGACCACGCGGATTTTGTTTTCTTCCCCGCCTGCGTCAACGAAATGTTCGGCGGCATCGACGGTGACGGAAAGCGAGCAATGAATGCGACCAAGGCTTTCGAGGCAGTAGCGAGGCGCGCGGGGCTCACGTGGCGCACCCCGAAAGGTATTGGTGGCATGTGCTGCGGTACGCCGTGGAAGTCCAAGGGCATGCTGGAGGGCTACGAGGTCATGCGCAAGCGCGTGCTCTCTGGGCTGTGGGAGGCGTCGGAGGAAGGCCGGCTGCCGATCGTGTGCGATGCTGCCTCCTGTACAGAGGGCATTCAAGTCATGCGGGACACTGTTAAGAAGGCCGCAGCCTGCGACCCTAAGTGGGAGAACGTGCAGGTGATGGATGCCGTCGAGTTCTGTGTGCGCTATCTGCTCCCCCACGTGGAAGCGAACCGGCAACTGGATTCTCTGGTCCTCCACCCGACATGCTCTCTAACTCATTTAGGTCTTATCGACGAGATGTGCGCGATCGGGCGCGTTGTCGCCCGGGATGTGACGGTGCCGAAGCATTGGGGTTGCTGCGCGTACGCGGGTGACCGCGGGATGCTCCACCCTGAGCTAACGAAGAGCGCAACGCGATCGGAAGCGCATGAGGTTAATGAGCGGCCATACTCTGCTTACGCATCGATCAACCGAACGTGCGAGCAAGGGATGACCGAGGCAACCGGACAGAATTACCAAAACCTGTTCCAGCTTCTGGAATGGGCGACGCGACAAGAAAAGGCGGAGGCGACGGCCTAG
- a CDS encoding YceI family protein has product MSDLSTINGTYDIDASHSRLGFVVRHAMVTKVRGSFSDFTGEASGDASDPSSIKVNVTAQADSFTTGNEDRDKHVKSGDFLDVESNPTLTFTSTSAEIKGNTLELTGDLTIKGTTQSVTIPFEFGGEAKDPFGNVRVGFEGGITISRKDFGLSWNAALETGGVLISDAVALELEISAIKK; this is encoded by the coding sequence ATGTCCGACCTGTCCACCATTAACGGAACCTACGACATTGATGCATCGCACTCTCGTTTAGGATTCGTCGTTCGCCACGCCATGGTCACGAAAGTTCGCGGATCGTTCTCGGACTTCACCGGGGAAGCCTCTGGCGATGCATCCGATCCCTCGTCAATAAAGGTCAATGTGACGGCGCAAGCTGATTCATTTACCACTGGTAACGAAGACCGTGATAAGCACGTCAAATCAGGTGATTTTCTGGATGTGGAAAGCAACCCGACGTTAACGTTTACCTCCACCTCGGCGGAGATTAAAGGAAACACGCTGGAACTTACCGGTGACCTTACTATTAAAGGAACCACCCAGTCTGTGACGATTCCGTTCGAATTCGGCGGCGAGGCTAAGGACCCATTCGGCAACGTGCGCGTTGGGTTCGAAGGCGGCATCACCATTTCTCGAAAAGACTTCGGGTTGTCCTGGAATGCGGCTCTGGAAACTGGCGGAGTTTTAATTTCCGACGCCGTTGCGCTGGAATTAGAAATCAGCGCCATAAAGAAGTAA
- the hchA gene encoding glyoxalase III HchA yields the protein MATKVKEFVQRYATKTDENRKPTPDPAEDNAFFPSAYSLEQYTAETTDFSGLVTEDTYTGDRWKILVIATEERYMPMQNGTFFSTGNHPVETLLPLYHMHKAGFGVDVATISGSPAKFEWWAFPSKDDAVNDAWDATKSAFKQPKKLSDVVAQGLDDYAAVFIPGGHGAMNGVPSDSSVGEALRYFLNNDRLIITLCHGPAALLAAGNGSDENPFAGYSVVAFPDALDFGANIEIGYLPGEMPWKLGEKLQEAGLTISNEDMSGATTRDRNLLTGDSPLAANALGKESALALLEKFNG from the coding sequence ATGGCTACTAAAGTAAAGGAATTTGTCCAACGGTACGCAACCAAGACCGACGAGAACCGGAAGCCAACCCCCGATCCGGCGGAGGATAACGCCTTCTTCCCGTCGGCATACTCTCTTGAGCAATACACGGCAGAGACCACCGATTTCTCCGGGCTCGTCACCGAGGACACGTACACCGGTGACCGGTGGAAAATCCTCGTTATTGCAACCGAAGAGCGCTACATGCCGATGCAGAATGGCACTTTCTTCTCTACCGGCAACCACCCCGTGGAAACACTTCTTCCCCTCTATCACATGCACAAAGCCGGTTTCGGGGTCGACGTCGCGACTATCTCAGGCAGCCCGGCGAAATTCGAATGGTGGGCGTTCCCGTCGAAGGACGACGCCGTCAATGATGCATGGGATGCAACGAAAAGCGCCTTTAAACAGCCCAAGAAGCTGAGCGACGTCGTTGCGCAAGGGCTCGATGATTACGCTGCGGTGTTCATCCCGGGTGGGCACGGCGCCATGAACGGTGTGCCATCGGATAGCTCAGTAGGCGAAGCACTGCGCTACTTCCTGAACAATGATCGGCTCATTATCACGCTGTGCCACGGGCCAGCAGCTCTTCTCGCGGCGGGTAACGGCTCCGACGAGAATCCTTTCGCCGGATATAGCGTCGTGGCTTTTCCGGATGCCCTCGACTTCGGCGCCAATATTGAGATCGGTTATCTACCTGGTGAGATGCCGTGGAAGCTGGGAGAGAAGCTCCAGGAAGCGGGCCTCACCATTTCCAATGAGGACATGTCCGGAGCGACCACGCGGGATAGGAATCTTCTGACAGGGGATAGCCCCTTAGCTGCGAACGCTCTAGGTAAAGAATCGGCACTCGCCCTGTTGGAGAAATTTAACGGCTAG
- a CDS encoding esterase/lipase family protein, whose product MTAPRRTVFSLCVILTAAITLLLSSLPAHAGDAQPPAPAESPSTDGPLPVIYVSASNESRDSAESYASSLRKHGLDVHVFMTWEPDDPTTSPYVTVKGNSARLATFVDKLKEETGHEKFDVVTWSQGGFVTRYWLKDFGGADFVRKAVILSGMIKGSPHHADALRKGQCPPPNARLYVPQELLKSPSDTCLEMSSEGESIRALNTPSEALPGIKYYAITTKQEINAAPYEINLMDGPGDYTNIITQDLCPNDIVGHGGLTKLPSMQALVSNLLKDDNPTMPCMAPDSPDGLPTLGEITPPLTSAPSLG is encoded by the coding sequence ATGACCGCTCCTCGTCGCACAGTGTTCTCCCTGTGTGTCATCCTCACGGCCGCGATCACGCTATTGCTGTCGTCCCTGCCTGCCCACGCTGGTGACGCTCAGCCTCCAGCGCCCGCCGAATCACCATCCACGGACGGCCCGCTCCCAGTCATCTACGTGTCCGCCTCCAATGAATCACGGGACTCCGCGGAATCGTACGCATCTAGCTTGCGTAAGCACGGATTAGACGTTCACGTCTTCATGACATGGGAGCCTGACGACCCGACCACCAGCCCCTATGTCACCGTCAAGGGTAATTCGGCCCGCCTGGCCACCTTCGTCGACAAGCTGAAAGAAGAAACCGGGCACGAAAAGTTCGACGTCGTCACGTGGTCCCAAGGCGGATTCGTGACTCGATACTGGCTCAAGGATTTCGGCGGTGCCGATTTCGTCCGAAAAGCCGTGATACTGTCCGGAATGATCAAAGGATCGCCCCACCACGCCGATGCCCTGCGCAAAGGCCAATGCCCGCCCCCGAATGCGCGGCTTTATGTTCCCCAGGAGCTGCTCAAGAGCCCCAGTGACACCTGCCTCGAGATGTCGTCAGAGGGGGAGAGCATTCGCGCACTCAACACGCCGTCGGAAGCACTGCCGGGCATCAAGTACTACGCCATCACGACGAAACAGGAAATCAACGCCGCTCCCTATGAAATCAACCTGATGGACGGCCCGGGTGACTACACGAACATCATCACTCAAGACCTGTGCCCCAACGACATTGTCGGGCACGGTGGGCTGACCAAACTCCCATCCATGCAGGCGTTGGTGTCCAACCTCCTGAAAGACGACAATCCGACGATGCCCTGCATGGCGCCCGATTCGCCTGATGGCCTGCCGACTCTCGGGGAGATCACCCCGCCGCTGACGTCCGCGCCCAGCCTTGGTTAA
- a CDS encoding FABP family protein, producing MAENDKDSAQKFGVPGTGSAGQADHSPSDASAGEGTPQEHKLDGNEAVNRAAEQAKTTASRNIPVFGDLPIPDDTANLRQGPSLHDGLLALLPLVGVWRGEGQARNLSTGEEYPFGQQITFAHDGQNYLSYESRTWRLNKEGEASGPDERESGFWRINDKDEIEFVCAHASGVVEIFYGQPTTERQWDVQSASTMVTASGPSTLGPGKRLYGLMPNNHLGWVDERAVDNEMVPRMSAELTRHAG from the coding sequence ATGGCTGAAAACGACAAAGACAGTGCACAAAAATTCGGTGTTCCCGGAACTGGTTCCGCGGGGCAGGCAGATCACTCCCCCAGCGACGCTTCCGCTGGTGAGGGCACGCCGCAGGAGCACAAACTCGACGGCAATGAGGCCGTGAATCGCGCTGCGGAGCAGGCCAAAACGACGGCTAGCCGGAACATTCCTGTTTTTGGTGACCTTCCTATCCCGGATGACACGGCGAATTTACGCCAGGGTCCTTCTCTTCACGATGGCCTTCTGGCGCTTCTTCCCCTTGTTGGGGTCTGGCGCGGCGAAGGGCAAGCTCGGAATCTATCGACGGGCGAAGAATATCCCTTTGGGCAACAAATTACGTTTGCTCATGACGGCCAGAACTACCTGTCATATGAGTCCCGCACATGGAGGCTAAATAAAGAAGGCGAGGCCTCCGGCCCCGACGAGCGCGAATCGGGTTTCTGGCGCATTAACGATAAAGATGAGATCGAATTCGTGTGTGCGCATGCCAGCGGCGTGGTCGAGATCTTCTATGGCCAGCCGACGACTGAGCGCCAATGGGATGTGCAGTCAGCCTCGACGATGGTGACCGCGTCTGGACCCTCCACGCTGGGCCCCGGCAAGCGCCTCTACGGGCTTATGCCGAATAACCACCTGGGTTGGGTTGACGAGCGTGCCGTCGACAATGAGATGGTTCCTCGTATGTCGGCGGAACTGACTCGCCACGCGGGGTAG
- a CDS encoding LmeA family phospholipid-binding protein, producing MTHQPSSPAGSVPVVARSRRRRTVRKVGVIAAIVLMFLAVCAWVGDSLVAARTESRISRELQHYSNLPVQPDVTAGGFPFLYEAESGKLSSLTVDAQDLDVPGFGLVTVHSSATNIEASTHDILHGRIEDAPVETVSTTLSLDGLALGERLGITDLTIRRLANTAPNGGQESDSVFSGSIGGLDKPATVAVRLRIKADVISMDAYEVLDGPANRDKDAPVVKGREIPEDIRDEIKKAFSLQLEGKYLPLRARPDFIYCEGGSIFLQASQQNVTINLSDLAPMAREEPEEAKYENDKE from the coding sequence GTGACTCATCAGCCTTCCTCGCCCGCCGGTTCCGTGCCCGTTGTGGCGCGGTCTCGTCGCCGTCGGACGGTGCGCAAAGTGGGCGTCATCGCCGCTATCGTCCTGATGTTTCTTGCTGTGTGCGCATGGGTGGGGGATTCATTGGTGGCGGCTCGGACGGAGTCGCGTATCTCGCGTGAACTGCAGCACTACTCTAATTTGCCTGTTCAACCCGATGTAACAGCCGGCGGTTTTCCTTTCTTGTATGAAGCCGAGAGCGGGAAGTTATCATCGCTGACGGTGGATGCTCAGGATCTCGATGTTCCTGGTTTTGGTTTGGTGACTGTCCATTCCTCGGCAACAAATATTGAAGCGTCGACACACGATATTCTTCACGGACGAATTGAGGATGCCCCGGTAGAAACAGTATCGACAACGCTATCGCTGGACGGATTAGCTTTGGGCGAGCGGCTCGGGATTACCGATCTGACTATCCGACGATTAGCGAATACGGCGCCGAACGGCGGTCAGGAATCGGATTCGGTGTTTAGTGGTTCTATTGGTGGTTTAGATAAGCCGGCCACAGTTGCAGTTCGGTTGCGAATTAAAGCCGACGTTATTTCCATGGATGCCTACGAGGTTCTCGACGGGCCGGCTAACAGGGATAAGGACGCCCCAGTTGTGAAGGGCCGAGAGATCCCAGAAGACATTAGGGATGAAATAAAGAAAGCATTTTCCCTCCAATTAGAAGGAAAATACCTTCCACTACGGGCACGTCCTGACTTTATTTATTGCGAAGGCGGATCTATTTTCCTGCAGGCTAGCCAACAAAATGTGACGATTAATTTGTCGGATCTAGCGCCCATGGCTCGGGAGGAACCTGAGGAAGCGAAATACGAAAACGACAAAGAGTAA
- a CDS encoding winged helix family transcriptional regulator yields the protein MRIALLTNATSVADVLPPLALLPHETVILPPDATSSRQLDDVELAVIDVTGSDLLGARELCRTVAAAHPDMPVAVAIAETSLIALDSSWAVDEFLLASATPVEIDARFRLLLTRRPVPVNEIDDSNVVTVGELVVDDATYTARIHGTPLDLTYKEFELLRFLVQHSGRVFTRKQLLQEVWGYDFFGGTRTVDVHVRRLRAKLGTEYEGMIATVRNVGYKAIDVDA from the coding sequence GTGAGGATAGCGTTACTCACCAATGCCACAAGCGTGGCCGACGTGCTCCCGCCTTTGGCGCTGTTGCCACACGAGACCGTCATTCTTCCCCCCGACGCTACGTCCTCACGACAACTTGACGACGTCGAACTCGCAGTTATCGACGTCACAGGCTCCGACCTCCTCGGCGCACGCGAGCTCTGCCGCACCGTTGCCGCTGCTCACCCCGACATGCCCGTGGCCGTCGCCATCGCGGAAACCAGTCTGATCGCCTTGGATTCGTCCTGGGCCGTCGACGAATTCCTCCTGGCCAGCGCCACGCCGGTCGAGATCGACGCGCGCTTCCGGCTCCTGCTCACCCGTCGGCCAGTCCCCGTCAACGAGATCGACGATTCGAACGTCGTTACCGTCGGTGAACTTGTCGTTGATGACGCCACCTACACTGCGCGGATTCACGGCACCCCGCTGGATCTGACGTATAAAGAGTTCGAATTGCTCCGCTTCCTGGTCCAGCATTCCGGCCGCGTGTTCACCCGAAAGCAGCTGTTACAAGAAGTGTGGGGATACGACTTTTTCGGCGGCACCCGGACTGTCGACGTGCACGTTCGGCGGCTCCGCGCCAAGTTGGGCACAGAGTACGAGGGAATGATTGCCACCGTGCGTAACGTCGGCTATAAGGCTATCGACGTTGACGCGTGA
- the mshD gene encoding mycothiol synthase, whose translation MADAPTFNAQPCDIITQLVLGPVSPRVRNARQASADRWMEIETILHESTRHDGVAPFSEQFLRGMEEPDLNHWHALVRVDGHVRGIAAVDPSGPAVELAVHPSYRRGGLATALQRAVRAHASSLGLGDERDIHTNGIGLTWWAHGDLPPARAAAEHIGATADRELLVMELPGSVVKDESDNNPVAQAAATLPDDVTVLSWTESARRWGKDAVDAAWLAVNNEAFDWHPEQGGWDQARLDQARRASWYDPDGVLLLWGSEGDQKDGDTDSLPPLLGFHWTKLAREGDDETGRKVGEVYVIGLARKAQGRGLGRASTAKGIQYLASNDAAYVELYVEADNAPAVHAYEALGFTVVERHTAWKF comes from the coding sequence ATGGCAGACGCACCCACGTTCAACGCACAGCCGTGTGACATCATCACGCAGCTGGTGTTAGGGCCAGTTTCTCCCCGGGTTCGCAATGCTCGACAAGCCTCAGCCGATCGCTGGATGGAAATCGAAACGATTCTGCACGAGAGCACCCGGCATGACGGCGTCGCACCGTTTTCCGAACAATTCTTGCGCGGGATGGAGGAGCCGGACCTCAATCATTGGCACGCGTTAGTCAGAGTTGACGGGCATGTGCGCGGCATTGCAGCCGTCGATCCTTCTGGCCCGGCCGTTGAGCTCGCGGTTCATCCTTCTTATCGACGGGGTGGGCTGGCCACAGCGCTGCAGCGTGCGGTGCGCGCACATGCGTCGTCGCTTGGCCTGGGGGATGAGCGTGATATTCACACCAATGGAATTGGGTTGACGTGGTGGGCGCATGGTGACCTTCCCCCAGCGCGGGCGGCAGCTGAACACATTGGCGCTACCGCTGACCGTGAGCTCCTCGTGATGGAGCTTCCCGGGTCTGTCGTCAAAGACGAGTCTGATAACAATCCCGTTGCTCAGGCAGCAGCGACGCTACCCGATGATGTCACCGTTCTCAGCTGGACGGAATCGGCACGTCGATGGGGGAAAGACGCGGTTGATGCTGCATGGCTGGCCGTCAACAATGAGGCCTTTGACTGGCACCCCGAACAAGGTGGCTGGGATCAAGCACGGTTGGATCAAGCCCGGAGAGCATCGTGGTACGACCCCGACGGCGTGCTGTTGCTCTGGGGGAGCGAGGGTGACCAGAAGGACGGAGACACCGATTCGCTTCCCCCTCTTCTAGGGTTCCACTGGACGAAATTAGCGCGCGAGGGTGACGACGAAACCGGGCGTAAAGTCGGCGAGGTGTACGTGATCGGGCTCGCGCGGAAGGCCCAAGGACGCGGCTTAGGACGCGCCTCAACTGCGAAGGGAATTCAGTACCTGGCCAGCAACGATGCGGCCTACGTCGAACTCTATGTCGAGGCGGATAACGCGCCCGCCGTTCACGCTTATGAAGCGCTCGGATTCACGGTGGTTGAGCGACACACAGCGTGGAAATTCTGA
- the pstS gene encoding phosphate ABC transporter substrate-binding protein PstS, with product MNRKQVGRGTALATIAAVSALTLVGCNSDDNSADGGSSSSNGDSNLSGTTGQLTAEGSSAQQKAMSVFSAKYSQAVPGAQFSYNSTGSGAGQKQFIAGQVNFGGSDSPLDDSQMTEAKDKTCKSDVWQLPMVIGPVAVAYKLDGLDSVALSPEVIAKIFKGEIKKWNDDAIKKLNDGVNLPDKDIKVIYRSDESGTSDNFQKFLKASAPGQWDSEGKAFPSTTGSGANGSSGVVQEVGATDGAITYVEAGFAKEAKLKEAAIDFGQGPVELNKDTVGNALDKLTYKGEGNNMVVDTDALFGLKEKDSYPLFLTTYELVCSKYQDSSTGDRVRDFLTVAINDGQDSNLEDQGYIPVTGQLKDKLTSAIKEIK from the coding sequence GTGAACAGGAAACAAGTAGGACGTGGCACTGCCCTGGCTACCATCGCAGCCGTCTCAGCTCTCACCTTGGTGGGCTGCAATAGTGATGACAACAGCGCGGACGGGGGGTCATCATCGTCCAACGGAGATTCAAACCTCTCTGGAACCACCGGACAACTCACCGCAGAGGGCTCATCTGCCCAGCAGAAAGCCATGAGCGTTTTCTCTGCGAAATACTCACAAGCAGTACCTGGCGCACAGTTCTCGTACAACAGCACCGGTTCAGGTGCTGGTCAAAAGCAATTCATAGCCGGACAGGTTAACTTCGGCGGGTCCGATTCGCCGCTTGATGACAGCCAAATGACTGAGGCGAAGGACAAGACCTGTAAATCCGACGTCTGGCAACTTCCTATGGTGATCGGGCCCGTTGCCGTCGCTTATAAGCTCGATGGCCTTGACAGTGTCGCCCTCAGCCCTGAAGTGATCGCCAAGATTTTCAAGGGCGAGATTAAGAAGTGGAATGACGACGCCATCAAGAAACTCAATGATGGAGTTAATCTTCCCGACAAAGACATCAAGGTTATCTATCGTTCAGATGAATCGGGAACCTCAGATAACTTCCAAAAGTTCTTGAAGGCATCCGCGCCGGGGCAGTGGGATTCCGAAGGAAAAGCGTTCCCCTCTACCACAGGGTCGGGAGCGAATGGGTCGTCCGGCGTCGTCCAGGAAGTCGGAGCCACCGATGGGGCTATCACATATGTCGAAGCCGGATTTGCCAAAGAGGCCAAGTTGAAAGAGGCTGCGATCGATTTCGGGCAGGGTCCCGTCGAACTCAATAAAGATACCGTCGGCAATGCCTTAGACAAGCTCACATATAAAGGTGAGGGCAACAACATGGTTGTTGATACCGACGCCCTGTTCGGTCTGAAAGAAAAAGACAGCTACCCGCTGTTCCTCACCACCTATGAACTGGTGTGCTCGAAGTACCAAGATTCGTCTACCGGTGATCGCGTCCGCGACTTCCTGACCGTCGCCATCAATGATGGGCAGGACTCGAATTTGGAAGACCAGGGTTATATTCCGGTTACTGGTCAATTGAAAGACAAATTGACCAGCGCGATTAAAGAAATCAAGTAA